The nucleotide window AGTAATTTAAGTGGGTATCTAGTTCCTAAGTTAGTGCGTGATAGCAGTAGTTATTCCAAAGATTGGCTATTTTGAAATGGCTTTTTCTAAATCTTTCATGTTCATTTCACCTATTTGGTAATCAACTAAATTACCATTTGGCCCGTAAATATAGGTTGTTGGCATACCAACTATTTCGCCAAATTTTTTAAATTGAGTTCTATTTTTATCATTAAAAAGGACAATAGGGTAATTTACCATGAATGTATCAGTAAACTCCATAATAGCTATCTTATCGGCTTGCTCATAGTTAAGTCCTAGAATAATGATTCTATCTTTGTTCTTTTCATAAAATTTAATAAAAGTTGGAATTTCTTTTAAACAAGGTGGGCACCAAGTTGCCCAAAAGTTAATTACTAAGTATTTTCCTTTGGTGGATTTATTAGTATATATATTGTCATCAAGATCGGTTAGATAAAAATTAGGAACTTTGATCTTTCTTTCTTCTCGCCATATATCATTAGCAGATTTTACAATGTCATTAATATTGTTTGCTTGAGCAATATTCAAAGTTACAAATAGTAAGCATATAAAGCTAAATTTAATAATTTTATTGCTTAATTGAAATAGATAATTTGTAGGTATAATGGAATTTTTTGTCATATTTATTTAGCTATGAGTATAATTATTTATCACAATCCAAAATGTTCTAAATCAAGAACAACATTAGCTATTTTAGAACAAAAAAATGTTGATTTTGAAATAATTAAATATTTAGAAAATCCACCAACTATAAATGAACTCAAGCAATTATTAATTGATTTAAAGCTTGAAGCTAGATTATTAATACGTAAAGGTGAACTTGAATATAAAGAAAAGGGTTTAGATGATAAGCACTTAACTGAAGATCAATTAATTAGTGCCATGGTTAAAACACCAAAATTAATTGAAAGACCTATTGTAAGAACAAGCAAAGGGGTAGTGATTGGCCGTCCACCTGAAAATATTTTTTCTATTCTATGAAACGAATAAGACTTATTTATAGAGCCGCTTTAGTCAATAAATAAGGTCGATATATGACCTTTACGTGTTTCAATGTTAGAGTAGTAAACATCATCCAAGTTTTTAACCACTGAATTTTTAACTATATCTACTTGTAATAAGTCTTGACTCCATGCTTTTATGTTTGTAAGCCTGTCAAACGATAAAGTGTTGTTGGTAAATTTATTAATCCAGCTTAAACGCATAAATATTGGTGCAAAAGTAGCATCAATGATTGAAAAATCGTCGCCATTAAAAAATTGGCTATTGTTTTTAACAGCTTCAATTTTACTAAGTTTATCAAATAAAGATTTTTTTGATGTGTAGAATTTTTCCTTATCACCTGTAATCACATCAAATAAATCATCAAATAGGGTTGATGAAAAATGAATCCATGAACGATTTTTAGCCTTTTTAATAGGGTCACTAGGATGTAGATTGGTTTTGCTAATATCATTAATAAATTCAGTAATTACAGAGGATTCAAAGATAATCTTATCATTTGCTTTTAATAATGGCACTTTCCCAGTTGGGGAGATTTGTTTAAACCAGTTAGGTAAATTTATCGAGTTGATATAATTTAATTCAAAAGCAAGTTCTTGCTTATTTAACAGAATAATAGCACATTGTGCAAATGGACAAAGTTTAAAGCTAATTAGTTCTAGTTTCATAATTCCTCGAATTGTTATTGTGTTGTTACCTATGATAAGGGTGATTAATGGGGTAATGAATAGGATTAATAAATTTTTTTAACACTAGCAGTTATTAAATTAGAGTTTTCTGTAGCTTTATTAAATAACTTATCTTTTAGTTTTTTAATAGTATTATTAATAACTTTTAATTGTTGTTCTAAATTCATAAGGCATTAATATAATTAATGATAGAATCTGGTAATAGTCCAGATAAATTCTTTTGACTTTTTATTTTACCTTGAATAGTGCTTGAAGAAATATTAAGCATTTGATTATTTGCAAAAAAGATAAATCCTGTCTTTTGTTTTGTTAAATCATTGATTATATTAGTTAATCTAAAACCATATTTTTTTTGATACGTTAAGATACCAGGTCTGGACATTATTACTAGATGACAATATTGATAAAAATTTTGACACTCTTCCCAACTGCTAAGTGTGTTAAAACTATCCATCCCCATGATTAAACAAATAGAATTATTTTGATATTTTGATTGTATGTATTTGAGTGAGTTAATAGTGTAAGAGTTTTTATTTTGCTTAATTTCTCTAGTATCTATTGAGAGTGTGTTAAATTCCTTAATAGCTAAATGTAACATATCTATACGTTGATTAATACTAAAATTAAGTTGTTTTTTATGTACGGGTTTGTCACAAGGCATTAAAAATAATTTAGATAATCTAAGTTTATCTTTAAGTTGGGCAGCATTTTTTAGATGTCCGTAATGAATTGGATCAAATGATCCACCAAAAAAACCAATTATTTTAAACAACTTAGAATGTAAACTTTTTTGCAATACTCATAACATATCCTTAATTTCTGCTTGGGTTAGTGGGCCTGTAGGATAAGGAATTTTTCCTTGTTGCATACTGTTTACGTAATTAACAAAATCATCCTCGTTGTCAAGTAATAAGAAAGCATTTCCTTGTTTTTGCTCACCCATTGTTGTGTTAATTTTTGAGCCGTAGTCATGTCCACAATGTAGCATAACATCATTATCTATATATTTGAGTTTTTGCATGGAGTTAAATAATTCTTTAATATTACCACCAGGTAATGAACAATGTCCTGCCCCATAAACAAACAAAGTATCTCCAGCAATAATATGTCTATCTAATAAATAACAAATACCACCAGCACTGTGTCCTGGCGTGTTAATAATTTTAGCTGTTGTGTTGCCAATAAAAATAGTGTCGTTGTTTTCAACTGTATCAGGTAAATTATTAATCTTTAAATAATGAATTTCATTAACACCTACTGTTATTTTAGCACCAGTTGCTTCTACAATTTCATCAACGGCATTGGTATGGTCAAAGTGCCAATGGGTTAGCCAAATATCAGTGAGTGTGTAGCCTTTATCGTGTATTCTTTGAATAAATAATGGTGCATTCCATGCTGGATCAACAATAGCACAGGTTTTTGTACTATGGTCAAAGATAAAGTGAATTGAGTCTTCTAAAACACCAATGTGATAGAGAATTTCTAGTGTATAGGTTTTTTCTTTAAAGGTTTGTATATTCATGTTATTATTTTAACAATTATGTCTTGACTATTTTAACTTAGAGATTATAATTTAAATTTTTTGTTTATAGGTTAGTAATTTAATAATGTTTTGTGGGGCTATAGCTCAGTTGGGAGAGCACGACACTGGCAGTGTCGGGGTCAGCGGTTCGATTCCGCTTAGCTCCACCATAAGTAAAAATATTATGTCGCCTTCGTCTATCGGTTAGGACACAAGGTTTTCATCCTTGTAAGAGGAGTTCGATTCTCCTAGGCGATGCCATATTTTAAGTAAGTTTTGATAGATTAGGAGGTATTACCACCAAAGTAATACTCATAAATTCTTGATTGGTATAGAAGTATTATAATATCCATACTTTGATAGACATTGAGAGTCTAGTTATATTACTTTAAACATGTAGTTACTGAAGTATTACGTGGGAGTAAGATCATAGACAAAAATTAATCGACAAGGCAATGGATGGTATTAATCTAGTGTACTAGCTTTTGTCTGACCACTCTCTAAATAAAATTTATAGGTTTGTTAATATTATTATTGTAAATGTGATAGCTATGACACCTAAAGCGACTGTTATTTTAGCTAATACAGTCCAAATTTTTGAACCCGTGTAACGATTAGCAGCGTTCCACGTACCTATCATTTGACATACGTTATATGTTAAAGCCGCTAATATGGTAATAATAACCAGTGCTATAGATTCAGACATCTCGACTCCTAGCATTATTATTTGTCCAATAAGTCCTACTAATACACCATAGAACCAATATGTTTTAGCTAGACCAAAATCACCATCAATTAACTTTTTAAAGAAAACTTTTTGTATTTCTTGAGAATCATCCATATATTAATTCCTATTATTTCGTATTAAATAGTTGTTCCAGCTGATAAGGCCTAATTGTAGACTAAATTGAATAGTACCTTACAAGGTTTTAATAAAGTATTAGGAGGTGTAACTTAATAATATAAGTCAAATCATAGCAATAATTGTTACTATATCTAGATTTGATTTAAGAATAATAATATAAAAAAATTTAATAGTATTACAGGGCTATATCTATTATTTGTAGAGGATATATAGAGTATATGGATTATAACAAAGATTAATTGTTATTAGCACAGCTAATAAATCAGATTATACAATAGAGAATAATTACTAAATTTATATTCGTAATAGTAATAGTAGAAGTTATAATTTTTTCATATAGTATTATGGTATTCTGGTAGAAAGAATGATTGATTAAAGTACGGTATCGGTAATCTGTTTTACTTTATCAAAAGTAAAGAAAGTATATGTTATCTTTGTTTATCGGCTATAATTCTAAATTTTATCTTATGAAAAAAGGAGTTTGATTTTTTTAGGCGTGATTCTACATTGATAAAATAGTATGGTTTTTTATAAAAAACCATACTATTCTTTTGTCTGTTTGTAAAATATTTAGTCTATTCCCCTAAATTTATCCATTAAAATGCTTCTGTCGCGTTCGTCTAGTCTGGCCCAGGACCCTAGGATTTCATCCTAGTAACAGGAGTTCAAATCTCTTACGCGACGCTATTTTATATCTACGTGAGTGTTGTATCAACATGAGCTTATTAAGTATTATTATTCCAAATCGCTTCATTAATCAACGGGTTGATGTTGCAATGGCACAAATGTTGCCTAATTATTCACGTACTAAAATTACCTACTGGATAAAGTCTGGTAATGCTTTAATTCATCGTAAAACTTTTAAACCTAAAGAAAAAGTTCTAGGCGGAGAGATGGTTAATTTATTAATTAAAACTAAAAAAGCCAATTCGTGGCTAGCAGAAGATGCCGCCATTGATGTGGTATATGAAGATTCAGAGATTATTATTGTTAACAAGCCAGTAGGTTTAGTAACACATCCTGGTGCAAGCAATTGGACAGGAACACTTGCTAATGCATTGTTACATTATGATTCATCTTTAGCCAATCTTGATCGAGCTGGTATTGTTCATCGTTTGGATAAAAATACTTCAGGATTAATGGTTGTTGCACGTAGTGAATATGCACAAAAATATTTAACTAAGCAGTTACAAACTCATAGTATTTCACGAGAATATTCAGCCATTGTATATGGCTATATGATTTCTGGTGGTAGTGTTGATGCACCAATAGGACGTGATCCTAAGGATAGAATTAAACAAGCAGTAGTTAAAGATGGTAAATATGCGCTTACTCATTATCGTATTATTGAACGTTTCACACACCATACTCATGTTAAGGCAATTTTAGAAACAGGGCGTACTCATCAAATTCGAGTACATTTATCATTTATTGGACATCCACTTATTGCTGATCCAATATATGGCGGTAAAGTTTATTTTCCAAAAAAAGCAGATAAACAACTAACAAAGGCACTTAAAAACTTCAATCGTCAAACTCTTCATGCTAAAAAGCTTACGCTTACTCATCCAATATCTGGTGAATTAATGTCGTGGAAAATGCCATTACCACAAGATATGCAAGATTTATTACAAATATTGGCTAAATTTGATTCGTGCTGATTAGAATTGTAAATTAGATATTAATTAAATTATTGAGCATATTACTTTTTGTTATAGTTGTTTTTCTTTATTGTTTTTGAGCGTGCCACTTGCACTAAAGCTCATCTCTTTAGTGGATGTATTAAGATGGTAATAATGTAGGGGTTTTTGTTTACGTTGTTTTTGTTGTATCACACATCCTACAACTGTAAACTCACCTTTAAGTTCAATATCATCATATTGTGTATTTAAGCATATCAAAAATTTTCTTGAACCACGTTCAATATATTGGCGAAAATATATCTCCATATCGTATCGTACAACAGTGTAAGCATGATTATGAATTTTCATACTAGGGTCAATAATAACAATACAGTTCTCACTAAATTCTGGTATCATGTATTTACCTAAATTTTGCAGTGCGAATGGCTCAGAGTTAGTTGAACAATTTGTGTTAAATATCTCTTGGGGTGTGTCTAAGTCTGACATTTTTTACAATAGAATGTTGATCGTTGATTTTGCACAAACTTAATTATTATACCTTTACAACGATAACATTTTTTATTTTTACAGCCATATACAGATAAATTTTGTGTGAAATATCCAGGATTGCCATTAACTTGAACAAAATCTTGTAAAGTTGTACCGCCTGCTTCAATAGCCTGAGTTAAGATATTTTTAATACATTGTGTTAAAACATTATATCTAGTTTTGGATATACTGCCAGCCTTGAGTTTGGGATTAATACCTGCCATAAATAAGCTTTCGCAAGCATAGATATTGCCTACACCAACTACTATTTTGTTATCCATAATAAAAGCTTTGATGTTTTGTTGTTTGTTTCTTGATTTTTGATATAAATATCCATCATAGAATGATGTTTTTAATGGCTCAACTCCTAATGAGTCTAGTAGTTTATGTGAGCCATCTTTTGAAAATAACACTGCACCAAAACGTCTTGGATCTTTTAAGCGCATACTTGTTCCATTTTTTAATTGTAATTCAAAATGTTCATGTTTTAATAGTGGTGTGTTTGTATTAACCACTTTAATTGAACCGCTCATACCTAAATGAATTATTAAGGTACCTACTTTAAACTTAATTAATAAGTATTTACCACGACGATCAATTGTGCTGATTAATTGATTAGTGAGCGTTGTTGATAAGTGTTTAGGAATAACCCAACGTAAATTCTCTCGATGTAGTATCGCTTTGTTTACTTTTTGATTGATAATCAAAGATGTAAGCCCACGTTTAATGGTTTCAATTTCAGGAAGTTCTGGCATAAAATTATTTCAAATTAAATAGAATAACCTATTATAATTATCAACTTTAACAACTATGGAGAAAAATATGTTTGATCGTATTAATTTAGTTCAGTGCAAAATCCTTTTAGGCTTCATTCTATCAGTTATTATATTTTTTAGTTTTAATTATAAAATAGTAGAGGCCCAGAACCTAACACATTATGGTTTAATAGTATGGCTACATGTTTTAGCAGGTATTGTTTGGATTGGTTTGCTTTATTACTTTAATTTTGTACAAGTTCCAGCTATGGGCCAAGCATTATCAGATACTAATGGTCCTGGTCCAGCAGCTATTGGCAAGTATATTGCTCCTCGTGCTTTATTGTGGTTTCGTATGTCGGCAATAACTACTTGGATTTTAGGTCTAGTATTATTAGCAACAAAAGATGCTATTCTTAGTGCGTTTATGTTAGAACCTACTTTTCAAATTATTGGCATTGGTGCATGGATGGGGACTATCATGGTATTTAATGTTTGGTTTATCATTTGGCCAAATCAGCAAAAGATTTTAGGTGTGAAATCTGCAAGTGATACAGCAATTGTTATAGCAAAGAAAAATGCAGCATTAGCATCAAGCGTTAATGTGATTTTATCTATTCCAATGTTATTAACTATGCTTGCATGGCACTAAATTAAGAGTTGTGTAATTTATAAAGTATTTATCTTTCATTGGTACTTTATTGCTATTTTAACAATACAGATATTTGTTTTATGTTCACATAACATATTCTGACTTTACCATTGAAGGTGGTTTTTAGATTTTCATATATTTTATATTTTTGTAGTAAATTTGTATATTTTGTATCTTTTTTGTAGAGAAATATTTATTACTTAAAACACGTGTGTATAATTTGCAACATCTTTGTGTTACTTGCAAAGTAATTAATGCCACAGGTTAAAGATTTCTTTTGGCGTATTTTTTTAAATTTTTGGAGATAAAATATGAGAAAACAGTTATTAATTGCTGCTGTTGCAGCAACAATGTCAGTAGCTGCTACAGCGGATATTTCGATCACGGGTGATGCTTATATAGATTTTGCTAAACAAAAAATTGGAGCAGCTGATACTGCAAATACTAATCACGATAGTCAGCGTACTCGTTTAAAAGTAGTTGGTTCTGCAGGTGGTGATGCTAAGGTGACTGCTGTCGTACGTAATGATGGTGCAACTCGTGCAAATGATAATGATATTGATAGTAGTAAAAAAGGTCTTCATATGGATAGTTTATATTTAACTACCAAAGTAGGGCCTGTTAATGTAAAAGTAGGGGATTATTGGGGTACAATTGGTTTAGGTGCTCGTTCTTTAGATGCTGCTAGGTCAAATGCATTATCTGCATCAACTAAAGTAGGCGATTGGAAGTTAGGTTTATTTACTGCTGATGGTTCTAGTGATGATGGTTCTGATACAACTAATGTAAGTGCTTCTGGTCTATTAGGTCCAGTTTCTGTTGGATTAGTGCATAATCCTGGTGGATTCACAAATTTTACTGCTAAAACTACATTTAATGGTATTTTGTTTGCTGTTGACAAATGGAATGATAAAAGAAGAAATATTATTCATAACGATACAACTCTTATTCATATTGGCGGTAAAGTTAATCACTTTACGTGGGATTTAGCGCAGATCAAAAATGATCAAGCTTCTGATATGACTGATACCAGCATCGTTACTAATGGTAAGTTTGCGCCATTAGGTTCTATGTTAATAGGTAGATCTGCTCGGGGTGGTACAGCAACTGCTGTTGCTGATGTTAGTCATTTTAGTGAAATCTTAGGTGTTGCAGTTAGCACTAAATTAGCAGGTAATACAGTTAAAGCTATCTATACTAAAAACACTATGTTTGGTGATGATAAAGTAACAGGTACAGAGTTAATAGTTAGTCGTCCTTTAGGTGGTACTACTTTAACAGCTAATATTGCTAAACTTTCTGATGTAAATACTATTGTGAATGGTAATGCTACTAATACAGGTCTTAGACTTGATGTTAAGTTCTAGATTTTATAGTGGTGTAAAAACTAGATTAAATTTTTAAAAGTTTAATCTAGTTAGTTCTAGAACCCCTAGTCTTATTTTAAGGCTAGGGGTTTTTATTTCTTGTATTTGTTTTAAGTTGAAAACCTTTCTGTCTGATAAAATTCAATAGAAAGGTTTTCAACTTAAAACAAATAAAAATATGAAGGTTAGAATAACTCTAAAAGTGAGCGGTGTAGATGCACAAAGTTTTTTGCAGGGACAATTGAGCAATGATATTGTTTCCATTGGAGAAAATGAGTGGCAATTGAATGCGTATTGTCAGCATCAGGGAAAAGTGATTGCTCTGTTTTGGGTCACTAAATATAAAAATGATTTTTACTTAAATTTTCCTAAAAGTTTGCAAGATAAAATCTTCAAACATCTGCATATATTTGTATTAATGTCAGATGTTGAAATAGTACAAACCTCTTTTAATACTTACCCCCCTATTGATGTAATGAAACATCCTGAAGTGTATTTAATAACTAGTGAAAAATTTGTACCACAAGAGTTAAATTTAGATATTAATGAGGTTGGGGTTAATTTTTCTAAAGGTTGTTATCCTGGACAAGAAATAGTTGCACGTTTGCATTATTTAGGTAAACCAAAGCGTCGTATGCGGTTATTTGAATGTGAACAAATACTGAAAGTAGG belongs to Candidatus Vesicomyosocius okutanii and includes:
- a CDS encoding TlpA family protein disulfide reductase, with the translated sequence MNIAQANNINDIVKSANDIWREERKIKVPNFYLTDLDDNIYTNKSTKGKYLVINFWATWCPPCLKEIPTFIKFYEKNKDRIIILGLNYEQADKIAIMEFTDTFMVNYPIVLFNDKNRTQFKKFGEIVGMPTTYIYGPNGNLVDYQIGEMNMKDLEKAISK
- the arsC gene encoding arsenate reductase (glutaredoxin) (This arsenate reductase requires both glutathione and glutaredoxin to convert arsenate to arsenite, after which the efflux transporter formed by ArsA and ArsB can extrude the arsenite from the cell, providing resistance.), translating into MSIIIYHNPKCSKSRTTLAILEQKNVDFEIIKYLENPPTINELKQLLIDLKLEARLLIRKGELEYKEKGLDDKHLTEDQLISAMVKTPKLIERPIVRTSKGVVIGRPPENIFSIL
- a CDS encoding glutathione S-transferase family protein, coding for MKLELISFKLCPFAQCAIILLNKQELAFELNYINSINLPNWFKQISPTGKVPLLKANDKIIFESSVITEFINDISKTNLHPSDPIKKAKNRSWIHFSSTLFDDLFDVITGDKEKFYTSKKSLFDKLSKIEAVKNNSQFFNGDDFSIIDATFAPIFMRLSWINKFTNNTLSFDRLTNIKAWSQDLLQVDIVKNSVVKNLDDVYYSNIETRKGHISTLFID
- the nadD gene encoding nicotinate (nicotinamide) nucleotide adenylyltransferase, which codes for MQKSLHSKLFKIIGFFGGSFDPIHYGHLKNAAQLKDKLRLSKLFLMPCDKPVHKKQLNFSINQRIDMLHLAIKEFNTLSIDTREIKQNKNSYTINSLKYIQSKYQNNSICLIMGMDSFNTLSSWEECQNFYQYCHLVIMSRPGILTYQKKYGFRLTNIINDLTKQKTGFIFFANNQMLNISSSTIQGKIKSQKNLSGLLPDSIINYINAL
- a CDS encoding MBL fold metallo-hydrolase, which encodes MNIQTFKEKTYTLEILYHIGVLEDSIHFIFDHSTKTCAIVDPAWNAPLFIQRIHDKGYTLTDIWLTHWHFDHTNAVDEIVEATGAKITVGVNEIHYLKINNLPDTVENNDTIFIGNTTAKIINTPGHSAGGICYLLDRHIIAGDTLFVYGAGHCSLPGGNIKELFNSMQKLKYIDNDVMLHCGHDYGSKINTTMGEQKQGNAFLLLDNEDDFVNYVNSMQQGKIPYPTGPLTQAEIKDML
- the rluD gene encoding 23S rRNA pseudouridine(1911/1915/1917) synthase RluD, translated to MSLLSIIIPNRFINQRVDVAMAQMLPNYSRTKITYWIKSGNALIHRKTFKPKEKVLGGEMVNLLIKTKKANSWLAEDAAIDVVYEDSEIIIVNKPVGLVTHPGASNWTGTLANALLHYDSSLANLDRAGIVHRLDKNTSGLMVVARSEYAQKYLTKQLQTHSISREYSAIVYGYMISGGSVDAPIGRDPKDRIKQAVVKDGKYALTHYRIIERFTHHTHVKAILETGRTHQIRVHLSFIGHPLIADPIYGGKVYFPKKADKQLTKALKNFNRQTLHAKKLTLTHPISGELMSWKMPLPQDMQDLLQILAKFDSC
- a CDS encoding S24 family peptidase; protein product: MSDLDTPQEIFNTNCSTNSEPFALQNLGKYMIPEFSENCIVIIDPSMKIHNHAYTVVRYDMEIYFRQYIERGSRKFLICLNTQYDDIELKGEFTVVGCVIQQKQRKQKPLHYYHLNTSTKEMSFSASGTLKNNKEKQL
- the mutM gene encoding bifunctional DNA-formamidopyrimidine glycosylase/DNA-(apurinic or apyrimidinic site) lyase, whose product is MPELPEIETIKRGLTSLIINQKVNKAILHRENLRWVIPKHLSTTLTNQLISTIDRRGKYLLIKFKVGTLIIHLGMSGSIKVVNTNTPLLKHEHFELQLKNGTSMRLKDPRRFGAVLFSKDGSHKLLDSLGVEPLKTSFYDGYLYQKSRNKQQNIKAFIMDNKIVVGVGNIYACESLFMAGINPKLKAGSISKTRYNVLTQCIKNILTQAIEAGGTTLQDFVQVNGNPGYFTQNLSVYGCKNKKCYRCKGIIIKFVQNQRSTFYCKKCQT
- a CDS encoding urate hydroxylase PuuD; this encodes MFDRINLVQCKILLGFILSVIIFFSFNYKIVEAQNLTHYGLIVWLHVLAGIVWIGLLYYFNFVQVPAMGQALSDTNGPGPAAIGKYIAPRALLWFRMSAITTWILGLVLLATKDAILSAFMLEPTFQIIGIGAWMGTIMVFNVWFIIWPNQQKILGVKSASDTAIVIAKKNAALASSVNVILSIPMLLTMLAWH
- a CDS encoding YgfZ/GcvT domain-containing protein is translated as MKVRITLKVSGVDAQSFLQGQLSNDIVSIGENEWQLNAYCQHQGKVIALFWVTKYKNDFYLNFPKSLQDKIFKHLHIFVLMSDVEIVQTSFNTYPPIDVMKHPEVYLITSEKFVPQELNLDINEVGVNFSKGCYPGQEIVARLHYLGKPKRRMRLFECEQILKVGDKLIALDSKSVKASGIVVRCIKLYGKLLYLATIEVKYQDSDIIANNSNDAKFTRIKND